In the Macrobrachium rosenbergii isolate ZJJX-2024 chromosome 23, ASM4041242v1, whole genome shotgun sequence genome, one interval contains:
- the LOC136851465 gene encoding uncharacterized protein, which yields MSVDENSDTFFDGHWMREATLGESFFEEHHLKAHFLTCYRLNLKSKSPLKEEDVRLALTYLYRKCPSLQFCFGMKDGKNWIRRSTNPEIDFQVHHGKELREVRECLQSYRYKSNTGPLFCARLLLDCPDPPLDADDLEPPSFHGSILLFGLHHGISDGTTNMYIMKFFVSLLNDVILKKPIDVDEPLGVLVGNDYIGEEIGEKIAMLRGDQSLREKMAQKIERSDSHSPYIITAFPRPNERCMTHSYEFVVDLETTARFFKKCREEKVTINSGFSAAANVALVDLVRESGVASDSYVLQNAHLVNLRRYWKKPIPNALGVHMGFPLIILTEVPGKVGSNYWDYARAMHSHISRDLQEKSSLYDQAYQIVADYQMGTPSADFKSFTTDYTISNMGDVTPLATEGGEEVRITHITRSTSNHLVDKCPVSIICHTFRGKFTMTFDYNAAALERDFILRYCRQIVKRMQDVE from the exons ATGTCAGTCGACGAAAACAG CGACACCTTCTTCGACGGCCACTGGATGAGAGAAGCCACCCTCGGGGAAAGCTTCTTCGAGGAGCACCACCTGAAAGCTCATTTCTTGACTTGCTACAGACTGAACCTCAAGAGTAAGTCTCCGCTGAAGGAGGAGGATGTTAGGCTCGCCCTCACTTACCTGTACAG GAAATGTCCGAGCCTCCAGTTCTGCTTCGGGATGAAAGATGGCAAGAATTGGATTAGGAGATCAACCAATCCTGAAATTGACTTTCAG GTTCACCACGGCAAGGAACTCAGAGAAGTGAGGGAATGCCTGCAGTCGTATCGATACAAGTCCAATACGGGTCCCCTGTTCTGCGCTCGTCTTCTCCTGGACTGCCCCGACCCCCCACTAGACGCAGACGACCTCGAACCGCCGTCTTTTCACGGTTCCATCCTGCTGTTCGGACTGCACCACGGGATAAGCGACGGCACAACCAACATGTACATCATGAAGTTCTTCGTGTCCCTCCTGAACGACGTCATCTTAAAGAAGCCTATCGACGTGGACGAGCCCCTCGGCGTCTTAGTAGGCAACGATTACATCGGGGAGGAAATTGGGGAGAAGATAGCCATGCTGAGGGGCGACCAAAGCCTCAGGGAGAAGATGGCCCAGAAGATCGAGAGGAGCGACAGCCACTCTCCCTACATCATCACCGCGTTCCCGAGACCGAACGAGCGGTGCATGACCCACAGCTACGAGTTCGTCGTCGATCTGGAAACCACCGCGAGATTCTTCAAGAAATGTCGAGAAGAGAAGGTCACCATCAACTCTGGGTTTTCGGCAGCCGCGAACGTCGCTCTGGTCGACCTAGTTCGAGAGAGCGGCGTTGCCAGCGATTCTTACGTCCTGCAGAATGCCCACTTGGTCAATTTACGCCGCTACTGGAAGAAACCTATTCCGAACGCCCTAGGAGTCCACATGGGGTTCCCTTTGATTATACTCACAGAGGTCCCTGGAAAGGTCGGGTCAAATTACTGGGACTACGCCCGCGCTATGCACTCCCACATCTCCCGGGACCTCCAGGAGAAGAGCTCCCTCTACGACCAGGCGTACCAGATAGTCGCGGACTACCAGATGGGGACGCCCTCGGCCGACTTCAAGTCGTTCACCACCGACTACACCATCTCCAACATGGGTGACGTCACTCCCCTGGCCACGGAGGGCGGCGAGGAGGTCAGGATCACCCACATCACGAGGTCGACATCGAATCACTTGGTGGACAAGTGTCCCGTGTCGATCATCTGCCACACCTTCCGTGGGAAGTTCACGATGACTTTCGACTACAACGCTGCTGCTCTCGAGAGGGACTTCATCCTCAGGTACTGCAGGCAGATAGTGAAGCGTATGCAGGACGTGGAGTGA